The following DNA comes from Methanobrevibacter millerae.
AAATCCAGTTCCTTCATTTTCTCCATTACCTCGTCAAAATCGTAATCCTTATAGAAGAAATAGTTCATGTTTCCAAAAATGGCTTTTGGAATTCTGGACGTGTGTATTAATCCGGCCAAATCATCCTGATTGTTTTTTTCGAAAAATTTAGCCAAATCCTCCAAAACAGGAATGTAATCGAAACGCTTAAGCTTGGATGTGCTTATTAATGACTCCTCATGCTGAATGTAATAATAGGTTATCTCATTGCTTATTCCCATGTTGTTACCTAAACTCAGCGCCTTAAGGGCAAAATCCGTGTCTTCACCGTAGCTAACGTCTATTCGGAATTTAAGGCCGTTTTCAACTATAATGCTTCTTTTGTATGATAGCTGAACGAAATTGAATGGTATCTTCATTTCAAGCTCCTGGGCAATGAAATCCCTGGTTGCGATCTCGCTTACATCATAAAAATGTGGAGTTGTAACATCATCATTTTCCTTTTTAACCATCTGAATCAGGTTAAAGTCATGATCCGGATTGTAGAGCTCGGATAAATGGCTCGTCAAAATATAGTCGTCCCCATCAACGAAAACTATATATTCGCCGTTGGACTCATCGATTGCCCTGTTTCTGGCTGAACTAACGCCACCGTTTTCCTGATGGATGATTTTGTGAGGGACTCCTGAACTTGACAGCTTATCTTCAGCAATTTTTAAGGTGTCATCCGTTGATCCGTCATCCACCACAATCACTTCAAACGAATCGAAATTCTGATTGATGATGGAATCCAGTGCCGTGGATATATATTCGGCCTCATTGAAAACCGGAACTATAACGCTCATCTTGAAATTATCCATTTTGCCCACCTTCATTTAAAACAAAATCAACTACCCTTTTGGATGCTTCACCGTCCATTGCATCAAATTGGGTTTTAACAAATGCCTGTAAATTTGAAGTGTCAACGCCTTCTTTAACGACATTAATTAACTCGTCGGTATCATAAACTATAGGCCCCGGAAGATCATTTCTGTAATCCAGGTAAAATCCACGTTCATTTGCCAAATAATTATCCAAATCATATGCAAAAAATATTATAGGCTTGTTTAAAAGTGCGAATTCTATCATTATTGATGAATAATCCGTTATCAACATGTCAGATATTAACATTAGTTCCTGTTCATTTTTATAGTCGCTGCAGTCGACATATCCCGAAGCGGCCGAAATATCATCGCCGTAAAACTTCCTGATTTTTGGATGAAGCCTTAAAAGCAGAGTATAGTCATCTGAGAGTTCCTCATTGAACCTGTTAATGTCAAGATAATTGAATACGTTGTTGAACTCACTCGTTTCCCTGAAAGTTGGAGCGTACAAGATTATTTTCTTATCGGGATTCAAATCATACTTTTTTATTAAATCCCCTTTCAGCTTTGAAATGTCATGGTCTTTAAAGTAATAGTCAGCTCTCGGAAGCCCCAATGGCCTTATTTTTGATTTATCTATCTGAAATGCTTCTGCATAATAGTCCTCAATATGTCTGGAAGTGATAATCAGATAATCAGTGTTGTCTGATATTAACTTGAGCATTGAAGCGTTTTCAACACTTCCGCCGAATTTCTTAAAGGCGCCGGGAGCGTGCCACAGCTGAATAACCTCGCTTTCATCCTTAAAGTTCATGAAAGCGAATGGAAAGAAATTGTCGTTTAAAAAAATGTATTTTGAAGTTGCAAGCTTCTTGAAGGAATTTAAAGAGATTTTATCCTTATAATAAAAGTTATACTCGTAATCTCCTCTCTTTTCGAATTCTTTTTTAATATATTCCAGATTGCCGCTGAAGGATTCGTTGGAATCGATTATGAATGAAACTGACCTGTCATTAATAGGGAATTTGGTGAACAGATTGAATAATTTTCCAAATACTTTGTGCTTAAAAAACATTTTATATTATCTCCTGTTTCTTGAAAAGGTTTCACTCAGCAGCCCTAAAATTCCTCTGTATCGCCTGATGGCATTCAGATTCTTAACGGTTTTTTCGTAATTGTCTTCGAGAATCGGTTTGGTCAAGGTCGAATAAATCCTTTCATTAAAGCCCGGCAAAACCTCAACATCCTTTTTCAGAAGCTCATTTACAGACTTTATCAACTCCAGTTTTTCATCCTTGTTGACGTCACTCAATATCAGGCTGGTTATCCAGTATACGAAGTGCTTATTGAAAATTTCTGTGTAATATTCGGATAAATCTGCCTCCGTTATGAAATCATCTATTTTCCAGTAACCTTCAACCATTTTTCCCAGATATTTCATATTCCTGATGTGGATGGTTGACTTATCCCCTTCGATGTTACGAATGAAGTAATTATAGCTGTAAAAATCATCCAGATAAACTGTGCATTTTGACTTGACCACTGACTTGATATAGAAGTACATGTCCTCCGCAAGCATCGCTTCAAGAAACCTGATGTCATTGTCAACTAGAAACTGTCTTCTGAATAGCTTGCACCAGATGGCGGGATCTATATCCAATAAACGCAAATCTTCGGTGAAATCCTTGACAACAATATTTTCTCCGTTGAAAGAGGTTTGAACCCTTACTTTATTTTCCGGATAGATTTTAAAATAATTTGTGATTGCAACATCGGCATCTTCCTTTTTTGCGGCCTCATACATTACTTCAAAGGCGTTTGGAACGTAGGTATCGTCATGGTCTGAAAAAACAACGTATTCTGCCTGTGACAGAGATAATCCGATATTGCGTCCCCTGCCCGGAAATCCGTCATTATCATCCAATAAGACTGAGGTGACGTTGCTGAATTTTTCATCGAATAGTTCAAGCAGATATAACGTATACTCATCAGTAGAATTGTCATCGACGAAAATAACCTGTATATTTTCAAAACCGATGCTCTGATACATCATTGAATCGAATAGCGTATTTAGGAATAAACCTGAATTATATGTCGGAACTACAACGCTTACCTTATATTTATCCATATTATCTTGCCAATTTGTTTTTTATTCTGGAAAATATGCCTCTGTCATTCATATTTCCTTGGGTTTTAGCCAATCTGTTTGATTCTGTAACGGCCTCATCAAAGCTTTTATTCAATATTAATTTAACCAGCTTGTCGTATCTGTTTTTGAAATAGGGATCCTTTGAATAATATTTGTCAAATATATCCCATGACCTGATGAACAATTCCTTTTTGTCCTCATCGCTTAGCTTGGATAAGACTATAGTGTAGAGCCATGACGTGAGATGGCTTTTAAAGATTGTCTTGCCGTATGAGGTCTCGTTTAAATCCACAAGCATTTCATCAATCCTGTAGTAACCGTTCAGAATTGCTTCGATATATTTCCTGTTTCTTACATGAATCGTTGACTTGTCATGCTTGCTATCTCTTATTTTGTAATTATAAGAATAAAAATCATTAAGATAAATTATTCCGTTAGCCTTCAGGCATGAATAGGTTGCAACATAAACGTCTTCAGCCAGCATGCCTTCCAAAAACCTTATGCCGTTTTCAATGAGGAATTCCTTTCTGAAGAGTCTTGTCCAAATGGCTGCAGGAACTCTCAGAAGGTTTTCATCCTCTGAAATGTCTGAAACCATAATTTCACCCGCATCCTTATATATTGACTTGAATGGAATGCTTTTGTCCGTAAATACCTGATTGAAGTTTGAAATCAGTGTGTCGTTGTCCGCAATCTTATCGAGCATTACCTCAAAAGCTTTGGGCGTGTATGTGTCGTCGTGGTCTGAAAATATTACGTAATCTGCGCTCGCCATATCAAGGCCCGTGTTTCTTCCCGTTCCAGGAAATCCAGAGTTTTTATCCAGAAACACTGATTTTACGTTTTCATATGATTCGTCCAATTCCCTTAATAGCTCCAATGTGGCCTCATCTGTGGACTTGTCATCGACAAAAATGACTTCGATGTTTTCAAAGCCCAGGCTTTGGGATTTTATTGAATCGAGAAATTCGTTCAGGTAATCTCCTGTGTTATATGTAGAAATGACTACTGTTATCTTATAATCGGACATTTTAATCTGTTAATTTATTGTATAAATTAATGTATTCACCACACATTTCGTCTACGTCTTTAAATTCGATATTGGATATATTTGAAAGCTTGTTTTGATAATCGTTTTGATTGATATCAATGATTAACTTATATACACTATCAACATTGGTGCAGTCGGCCAGCCATCCCCCTCCGCTTGAAGCGATTCTTTGACTTAATGCGCCCAGATTGCTTGCAACGACCGGAAGGCCTGCCATCCATGATTCCGTTAATGTGTATGAATAGGTTTCAGGACATGTTGATAGTATCAATGAGAATGAAGGCTTTATTTGGCTGACCAGATTGTTGAAATCACTTCTTTCATATTTTCCATGGTTTATACCATAGCTGTTAAGGTTTGGAATCGTTGTTCCAAGAAAATGCAGCTCCAGGTTATTTTTCCTGTCCATTTCCTTAAGTTCTTTTATTAAAAGAGAGCCTTTATGCGGAGATACATGGCCGGGAACAAGAATCCTGATTGGATTTGAAGTCAGCTCGGGAGTGAAGCCGGATTTGTTAATGTGCACGCCGTGCTCGATGACCTTGAAATTATCCAGATCAGGGAAAATCTCATGATAAATGTCGATTACGCTTTGGGTAGGGGCGATGTTTGCACATGACTTTGTTAACACCATTTCAGTTAATTTACGCCATTCATTAAGTATTTTATCGTTAGTTAAGCTTTCATCCTTTGAAATGCCACCGCATCCATCGCATTTGAAATTGCAGTATTGACAATTGCCATCGACTAAATGAATAGATGGGCAAATATAATAGAAGTCATGTAGATTAACCAAAAATGGAATTGATTTTTCATCGATGTGTTTAATTAAATCGAAACTATGATTAATTAAATGATTAATATGAACCAAAGTTATGTCTAATTTTGAAAGGATGTTTGAGTAAATGATAGCCAAATCCTGACTGAAAAACAGCTCGTCAAAATTGCCATCGGTGATGACATTTCCGTCGTTGTCTATTATGGAATAATCCGTATCGAAGCCAACATTATAGTTTGCAATCTTTTCGAGATGGTCCATAACCTTCCACAGTTCAACGTCCTCGCCGTCTGAAGTCAATATGAAGGTGCTGTAGTCATCCGGAAGGTGATCGATAATATCCATGTTGAAAAAGCCCGTCCCGCCGATTGTTCCTATCTTTTCGTGAAGTACAAAGAGAATATTTTTAGTGTTTTCATCGCAATACTCGCTTAAATCCCTGTTTTCAACTTTATATAGTCTGTTTTCCTTCATTCCATATAATGCGTAATGGGCTAAAGGATTGATGTTAACGTCACTGTAATGATTCTTGTAAAAAACGCCGTCAAAGGTGTCGTTTGGCTTTTTTCCTTCCCCAAATCCGAAAAAAAGGTAATGAAGCAAAGGGTCCATTTTGGAGGATTTGACTTTGGGATACTTTTTCAAGTAAAAGTCGTCGTCAAACAAATTATTTTCACGGATGGCGTCGTAAGCATCCATAATTTCTTGAGCATATTTTTTATCCTTGATTTTATAGGAAATATACTTTTTTGGAAATTTGGCAAACAGTTTATTTTTAAAACTCATAATCATCCAATATTATTTTTTCAAGCTTTTCTAAGAATTCCTCGGCGAAATCATTTTCTATAACGATACTGTGCAAGGAATTTGATTCCTGCCCATTAAATGAAACTGAAATATCATAATCATCCGTTTTCAAATCGGAATCGTTTACTATGACCTTTACGATATCATCACGAGAAATGATATTGTTCAAGTCGTATTTGTCGGTAAATGAAATCAGAATGTCGGAAGAGTTTCCTATGTAGTTGTTTTCCATATCCGCTATCAATTCAACAGTAAAGTCATGTTCGTTGAATTTTTTTGAAATGTCTGAAATTAATTCTTTATTGGAAGAACCTTTCTCATCGATAATCGTTATTTTAAGATGCTTTTCAGTGAAAAAGCCTGTGGAGTGAAGCTTATCAAGAAGCATTTCCCTGGAGAGGTACTGACCCCATTTGTTCCAGAAGACTTCATAGTTATGCTTATCATTTTCAAAATAGCTTTCGCTTTTAACTCTGGTACTTGATTCATGATGGAACAATAATGCGTTTCCGGCCAATAAAATCCTGCAGCCTTTTTTGTGCAGCTTCAGGCAGAAATCAACGTCTTCAAGTCCGTAAACGTAGTCTTCATCCAGGCCGTTAAGCTCATCGAATACTTTTTTGTCTATCAGGTTAACGGCTCCCGTTACCGCAACGCACCGTTTATTGCAGGTCAGTAAAGAATCGAATATATCCAACCTTGAATCTGACTTGTTGATTGCATACAAACAGCATGGAGACATCCTTTCAGCGAAAATATCACCGCTGTGCTGTATTTTATATGATAAATGTCTGTTTGAATTGAAATAATAAGGGAAAACAAGTTTAGCTCCTACGGAAGCCACATCGTCATTGTAATACATCGTTCCTACTAATTCGTTTAACCAGCCGTATGTAGGCTCGATGTCATTATTCAGCAAAAGCAGATATCGGCCGTTGGCTATTTTGGCTGCGTCATTGTTTCCTTTTGAAAAGCTGACGTTAATGTCGTTTTCGATAATTCGAATTGGCAAGTCCAGGGATTTAAGATAGCTGACGGAGTCGTCCGTGGATGCATTGTCGACCACTATGATTTCGTAGTTTGAATAATTGGTTTTATCATCAAAATCCTTGAATAAACGTCTTAAATGGCCGATTCCGTTTCTGTTTAGGATAATGATTGATACCAAAGGTTCCTCATCGAACTCGTAATTGGATAAAAATGCAAGGTTGGTTTCGCAAATCTCCTTTTTTCTTCGGACACAGTAAGCAGGCTGGTAATATCTGCCTTCTTTCTTGCCGTAGGCAACGTAATGCAGTACGGGATTGACTCCTGAATATCCAACGTCATTGTATGCCCTTAAATAGGAGTCCGTATCAAATTCCAGTGAAGGCAATTTGCCCTGCTTATGACCTTTTGATAAGTAATGAGTTAATTCGTCTCCTGAAACGTCACTGTATGTATTTGAGTAGAATTCAGCGTCGAACAATCCTGATTTGACGATTTCATCATAATATTTGCGGTGCATTATGGAAGACTTGTAATCAAATTTGGAGGAAGACAGCAATTTAAAAATATTTTTTCCCATTCAATCACCCTTGTTTTTCATGCTTCGGAGTTTACTGGTCAATTTCCAGGATGTTGAATTTTGAATGTCCGTAATTTGCCTGTCCCAGTGATTTCTGATTTGGTTTAAAGCCTCGGCCTCATCCCTTAGCGCATCGATATCATTGAAAAGCAAAGTGATTTCCTCTTTTGAGAGAGTATTTTTCTCCTGAATATTGCCTTCCAGGGACTTAATCAGATTTCTGCTTGTAATGTAGTCTTCCAGTTCGACGTTATGATGATATTCGCCTTCCTTGGTCCAGTATTCATTAATCCAATAGTATACAGGCGCAACTGAAGGATGGAAATTGTTCTTCCACATCAGATATGAAAAGCTCAGCTGATCCTGGTTTGTAAATATGATAATCTCCTTCCACCACTGATCCATTAATGAAACGATTTCGGGATCATCATGCTTTCTGAACAGCGCTCCAAGCACAGGCAGTCCGTAATGAAGGGGCATTCCCTCATTTCTGTACTTTTCAACCTGCTTTGACATTGTGTAATTAGAATAGCGGGGAAAATGCATTGACGCAGCCGCTTCGTCAAATATGCAGTCACGTTCCGGATGGACAACTGTCAGCATGGAGGAGTTGATGTATTTAGAGACATATTCGCGAATGCTTCCCTTGATTTTGAAGGTTCCGTCAAGCCAGAAGCTGTACTTGAAATCCGGGAAATACCTGTTTGGAAAGACTTTGTATTGCTTTGCTATCCTGTTGTCGTCCAATGTGGAATCTTCCATCTGAATAATTTCCCAAGTGTCAGACTTTAAATCGGGATTTTGAGTGAAACACACATATCTTGCATCCTTGTCGATGAATTCCGGTTCTTTAAGGGAATCGTAATCGCCCGTGAATGCCGTGTATATGACAAGCTCATTATTTTCAATGTCATTAATCAGTTCTTCATCAACTTCAAGCGTAGGCTGAAACAAGTCGCTTAAAATGAAACTGTTAACATTAGATTCATATCTAGTTCTTATTACTTCATAGGGATCCACATTTTCATTCATAAAAATCAGCAAAACAAATTATAATTTAATATTTAATATCTTTTTGATATTAATTAAATATATCTAAAAAATAAGTCAGATTAGAAAAGGGAAATACTTTTCTAAAAAGAATTCTAATGGAAAAATGACATTATTCCAGGAATTGATTGAATCATTGCCTGAAGACCTAAAATGAATATGGCAAGTCCACCTATGAAATTAATGTGACGTGCATATTTAATAGCAGCCTTTGTACCCATGGTACCTATTAAAAGCCAGCAGAAAACAGCTATAAAACTTAAACATGCCAAACCTACAGGATTGACACCGGCGCCTACTCCCTGAGCGGCTAAAATAAGATTTTCAATGTTTCCAAAAACAATCAATCCTATGAATTGCTTCAGTTCGCTGCCCATTTTATTCACCCCTAATGGATTCAAGCATCGCCTGAGCGCCTAAAACAAAAATAATCAATCCACCGGCAAAATCAATAAAATCCACATATGGCAAAGCAATTTGAGTTCCAAAGGTTCCGATAGTTAACCACATAGCCACTGCTAAAAAACTTGCAATTCCCAATTTCACTGGATTAACACCAGCCACAACCCCTTGCGAGGATAAAACTAAATTTTCAATATTTCCGAATATTATCAATCCAACAAACGGCAAATATTCCTCCAACATCAA
Coding sequences within:
- a CDS encoding glycosyltransferase family 2 protein produces the protein MDNFKMSVIVPVFNEAEYISTALDSIINQNFDSFEVIVVDDGSTDDTLKIAEDKLSSSGVPHKIIHQENGGVSSARNRAIDESNGEYIVFVDGDDYILTSHLSELYNPDHDFNLIQMVKKENDDVTTPHFYDVSEIATRDFIAQELEMKIPFNFVQLSYKRSIIVENGLKFRIDVSYGEDTDFALKALSLGNNMGISNEITYYYIQHEESLISTSKLKRFDYIPVLEDLAKFFEKNNQDDLAGLIHTSRIPKAIFGNMNYFFYKDYDFDEVMEKMKELDLFDKLAQFKGDKKFALKIRLFLLNPKLYYKMWKKFKNSID
- a CDS encoding CDP-glycerol glycerophosphotransferase family protein, translated to MFFKHKVFGKLFNLFTKFPINDRSVSFIIDSNESFSGNLEYIKKEFEKRGDYEYNFYYKDKISLNSFKKLATSKYIFLNDNFFPFAFMNFKDESEVIQLWHAPGAFKKFGGSVENASMLKLISDNTDYLIITSRHIEDYYAEAFQIDKSKIRPLGLPRADYYFKDHDISKLKGDLIKKYDLNPDKKIILYAPTFRETSEFNNVFNYLDINRFNEELSDDYTLLLRLHPKIRKFYGDDISAASGYVDCSDYKNEQELMLISDMLITDYSSIMIEFALLNKPIIFFAYDLDNYLANERGFYLDYRNDLPGPIVYDTDELINVVKEGVDTSNLQAFVKTQFDAMDGEASKRVVDFVLNEGGQNG
- a CDS encoding glycosyltransferase family 2 protein, which codes for MDKYKVSVVVPTYNSGLFLNTLFDSMMYQSIGFENIQVIFVDDNSTDEYTLYLLELFDEKFSNVTSVLLDDNDGFPGRGRNIGLSLSQAEYVVFSDHDDTYVPNAFEVMYEAAKKEDADVAITNYFKIYPENKVRVQTSFNGENIVVKDFTEDLRLLDIDPAIWCKLFRRQFLVDNDIRFLEAMLAEDMYFYIKSVVKSKCTVYLDDFYSYNYFIRNIEGDKSTIHIRNMKYLGKMVEGYWKIDDFITEADLSEYYTEIFNKHFVYWITSLILSDVNKDEKLELIKSVNELLKKDVEVLPGFNERIYSTLTKPILEDNYEKTVKNLNAIRRYRGILGLLSETFSRNRR
- a CDS encoding glycosyltransferase family 2 protein produces the protein MSDYKITVVISTYNTGDYLNEFLDSIKSQSLGFENIEVIFVDDKSTDEATLELLRELDESYENVKSVFLDKNSGFPGTGRNTGLDMASADYVIFSDHDDTYTPKAFEVMLDKIADNDTLISNFNQVFTDKSIPFKSIYKDAGEIMVSDISEDENLLRVPAAIWTRLFRKEFLIENGIRFLEGMLAEDVYVATYSCLKANGIIYLNDFYSYNYKIRDSKHDKSTIHVRNRKYIEAILNGYYRIDEMLVDLNETSYGKTIFKSHLTSWLYTIVLSKLSDEDKKELFIRSWDIFDKYYSKDPYFKNRYDKLVKLILNKSFDEAVTESNRLAKTQGNMNDRGIFSRIKNKLAR
- a CDS encoding glycosyltransferase family 4 protein; this encodes MSFKNKLFAKFPKKYISYKIKDKKYAQEIMDAYDAIRENNLFDDDFYLKKYPKVKSSKMDPLLHYLFFGFGEGKKPNDTFDGVFYKNHYSDVNINPLAHYALYGMKENRLYKVENRDLSEYCDENTKNILFVLHEKIGTIGGTGFFNMDIIDHLPDDYSTFILTSDGEDVELWKVMDHLEKIANYNVGFDTDYSIIDNDGNVITDGNFDELFFSQDLAIIYSNILSKLDITLVHINHLINHSFDLIKHIDEKSIPFLVNLHDFYYICPSIHLVDGNCQYCNFKCDGCGGISKDESLTNDKILNEWRKLTEMVLTKSCANIAPTQSVIDIYHEIFPDLDNFKVIEHGVHINKSGFTPELTSNPIRILVPGHVSPHKGSLLIKELKEMDRKNNLELHFLGTTIPNLNSYGINHGKYERSDFNNLVSQIKPSFSLILSTCPETYSYTLTESWMAGLPVVASNLGALSQRIASSGGGWLADCTNVDSVYKLIIDINQNDYQNKLSNISNIEFKDVDEMCGEYINLYNKLTD
- a CDS encoding glycosyltransferase family 2 protein; amino-acid sequence: MGKNIFKLLSSSKFDYKSSIMHRKYYDEIVKSGLFDAEFYSNTYSDVSGDELTHYLSKGHKQGKLPSLEFDTDSYLRAYNDVGYSGVNPVLHYVAYGKKEGRYYQPAYCVRRKKEICETNLAFLSNYEFDEEPLVSIIILNRNGIGHLRRLFKDFDDKTNYSNYEIIVVDNASTDDSVSYLKSLDLPIRIIENDINVSFSKGNNDAAKIANGRYLLLLNNDIEPTYGWLNELVGTMYYNDDVASVGAKLVFPYYFNSNRHLSYKIQHSGDIFAERMSPCCLYAINKSDSRLDIFDSLLTCNKRCVAVTGAVNLIDKKVFDELNGLDEDYVYGLEDVDFCLKLHKKGCRILLAGNALLFHHESSTRVKSESYFENDKHNYEVFWNKWGQYLSREMLLDKLHSTGFFTEKHLKITIIDEKGSSNKELISDISKKFNEHDFTVELIADMENNYIGNSSDILISFTDKYDLNNIISRDDIVKVIVNDSDLKTDDYDISVSFNGQESNSLHSIVIENDFAEEFLEKLEKIILDDYEF
- a CDS encoding glycosyltransferase domain-containing protein, with translation MNENVDPYEVIRTRYESNVNSFILSDLFQPTLEVDEELINDIENNELVIYTAFTGDYDSLKEPEFIDKDARYVCFTQNPDLKSDTWEIIQMEDSTLDDNRIAKQYKVFPNRYFPDFKYSFWLDGTFKIKGSIREYVSKYINSSMLTVVHPERDCIFDEAAASMHFPRYSNYTMSKQVEKYRNEGMPLHYGLPVLGALFRKHDDPEIVSLMDQWWKEIIIFTNQDQLSFSYLMWKNNFHPSVAPVYYWINEYWTKEGEYHHNVELEDYITSRNLIKSLEGNIQEKNTLSKEEITLLFNDIDALRDEAEALNQIRNHWDRQITDIQNSTSWKLTSKLRSMKNKGD